The window AGTCAAAAATACTAGCCCCTAGCCTCTAGTACAGTGCGGCGTAAATAAACAGACCATCTGGAATTTCTAAAAGGCTTGTGGTATCACTATTCTTTCTTTTTCCTTTTGACTTTTTACTTTTGCCTTCTTGTACTAACCCCTACCCCCTTTACCTAAACAACGTATCCGCAACTAGCGAGACTTCACGCATTTCTTTGACATCGTGAATTCGCAGAATATCCGCACCATTAGCAATAGCAGCACAACAAGCGGCTGCTGTTCCCCAGATGCGGGCTTTGGGATTTGGTTGATTGAGAATGCGACCAATAAAACTTTTACGAGATACGCCTGCTAAGATGGGACACTTTAATTGTGTGAGTGATCGCAAGTTACGCAAAATCTCTAAATTCTGCTCATAATTCTTAGCAAAACCAATCCCAGGATCAATAATAATTTTTGCTTGGTCGATACCTGCCTTGGTTGCGGCCAAAATTTGTTCTGTTAAAAAACTCGCAATTTCTCTTAGTAAATCTTCATAATCTGTCATTTGTTGCATTGTTTCTGGTGTTCCCCGAATGTGCATCAACACTATCGGCACACCTAAACTAGCCACTGTCGGCAACATCTCATCATCAAATGTCCCGCCGGAAATATCATTCACAATATCTGCCCCAGCTTCTATTGCTGCTTTTGCTACATAAGCTCTAGTTGTATCTACAGAAATCGGCACTGTCATTTCCGAGCGTATTGCCTTGATGATGGGGATAACTCGCTCTAATTCTTCCGCCAAACTAATTTGCTCTGCCCCTGGCCGCGTTGATTGCCCACCAACGTCAATCATGTCAGCACCAGCCGCCACCATTGCTTGGGCTTGAGCCAAAGCCGCATTTGTACTATTAAAATCCCCGCCATCACTAAAACTATCAGGTGTCACATTCAGCACACCCATTAAATACGTGCGTTGTCCCCAAGCAAAACAACGCCCACGAATAGTTAAATTACTGGGCATATAGGAATCCGATTTGATTTCTGAATCTATTTGTGTAGGCAGGGAGTAGGGAATGGGGAGTAGGGAGTAGGAAAGCAGCCTGATCTGAGTGTACTGATTTTTTTCATAAATCAAATATGAGTCCTATACAAAGCGATAAAGTCTAATTCTTTTAACTTTTGACTTTTAACTTTTGACTTAATCAAACCCATTCCCTGGCGCTGCCAGGGAAAAGGCATTGCATATAAGATTAATGATAGTTGACAATCCGGGCAAAACTTTCAGCTTCCAGACTAGCTCCTCCCACAAGCACGCCGTCAATTTCTGGTTGAGCCATGATCTCATCAATATTATTTGGCTTGACTGAGCCGCCATATTGAATCGGAACATTGGGGTTTTTTAACTGACTGCGAATTAAGCCAATAACTCGGTTAGCTTCTGTCGCTTCACAGGTGTCACCAGTTCCAATTGCCCAAATGGGTTCATAAGCAATCACTAAATTATCTTGATCTACATTTACTAGGTCATGTTCTAGCTGAGTAGTAATTAGTGATTCAGTTTGCCCTAAATCGCGTTGTTGTTTTGTTTCCCCTACACATAAAACTGGGGTTAAACCGTGTTTTTGAGCAGCTTTCAGACGTAGATTAACTGTCTCATCCGTTTCACCAAAAAATTGCCGTCGTTCGCTATGACCGACAATTACATAACGGACACCAATTTCTGTCAGCATCGGAGCGGCAATTTCACCAGTATAAGCTCCAGAGTCTTCCCAATGAACATTCTGCGCTCCAAGTTGTACACGGCTACCATGCAAACTTTGAGACAAAATGCTTAAATCGGTGAATGGAGGACACAATAATATTTCTCGCTCATCGGGCGTGTTGTCTAAATGAGGCAGAAACCCTCGCAAGAAATCTTGAGTCTCTGCCTGGGTTTTAAACATTTTCCAGTTACCGGCAATAACAATTTTCCGCACAGGTGATGTAGTCAAATTCCTAACGCTAATAGATGCACTCTTCACTCTACTACTTTTTCGGATCACCCGATGCGACGGGAAAAGATGACATAGAATTACTAGGTATCACACTCATCAAGAATAAGACTCTAATATCTAAAAAGTTTGTCCTTGGTTATTTGTCCCTTGTCCTTTGGTCAATACAAATGACTAATGACTAATAACTGATGACAGTCTCAACTAAAGCAGGACTTACGCAAAATCATGAAAAAACGTAGACGCGCAAGCGGCTTCCCGCAGGGTACCGCAAAGAAC is drawn from Aulosira sp. FACHB-615 and contains these coding sequences:
- the tpiA gene encoding triose-phosphate isomerase — protein: MRKIVIAGNWKMFKTQAETQDFLRGFLPHLDNTPDEREILLCPPFTDLSILSQSLHGSRVQLGAQNVHWEDSGAYTGEIAAPMLTEIGVRYVIVGHSERRQFFGETDETVNLRLKAAQKHGLTPVLCVGETKQQRDLGQTESLITTQLEHDLVNVDQDNLVIAYEPIWAIGTGDTCEATEANRVIGLIRSQLKNPNVPIQYGGSVKPNNIDEIMAQPEIDGVLVGGASLEAESFARIVNYH
- the folP gene encoding dihydropteroate synthase; amino-acid sequence: MPSNLTIRGRCFAWGQRTYLMGVLNVTPDSFSDGGDFNSTNAALAQAQAMVAAGADMIDVGGQSTRPGAEQISLAEELERVIPIIKAIRSEMTVPISVDTTRAYVAKAAIEAGADIVNDISGGTFDDEMLPTVASLGVPIVLMHIRGTPETMQQMTDYEDLLREIASFLTEQILAATKAGIDQAKIIIDPGIGFAKNYEQNLEILRNLRSLTQLKCPILAGVSRKSFIGRILNQPNPKARIWGTAAACCAAIANGADILRIHDVKEMREVSLVADTLFR